ATAAACGAGCCGTTGTTGGTTTGCAGGCTATCTAAGGAGGTGTTCAGGTTTTCGACCAACCACAATACTTTACCTCCGTTCATGATGTACTGGTCAATTTTAAACTTATGTACCTCTTCAAACTTTTTGGTTGGCTTGGCAATCACTACTGCCCAGAATTTTGGAGGAATGTAGAGGTTTTTGGTAATGTCCAAACGCTGCAACTGATAGTAGTTCGACAAAGAAACCATCACGTCCCGAACCTCGTCAAGCGGCAATTCGCCATGCCCTTCCAAAAAAGCGATACTTGGTTTGGTGTTGCGTTGCAGTTTTTGAATGGTATTGGCCAAGTTATATTCTAACAGAGCAATGGAATTGTTCAGGGTTTCTTCTGCGCCGGTGTTGAGTTGCTGCTGCAACAGGTTGGCGGGCAATTCGCGACCTTTGTAAAACAACATCGCCCCCGGGAAAATGATTTTTTCAGAATATTCGTCTTTGTTTTCAATAAGCCTGCGCGGTTCAAGGCCTTTTTCAGATAACTGGTTGAAAATTTCTTCCCGCTGTTTTACATCGGTTATGCCTTCAAATGGGTCAACAAAATCAAATTCCACCATATTGCCGGAATACGATCTGAACTCCTGAAGCATGTCCAAAGTGGCATTTCTCAATCGTTTGAATCCTGAAGGAAACTCTCCCTGCAAAAAAACTTTTACATAGACCACATCATCAATGTTTCGCAACATTTTTTTGGTAGCAGGAGTCAATGTAAACCGTTTTTCGGTGGTCAAATCAACCCGGAAATAAAAATAGGCGGCAACAATATTGAGCAGCAGCAGAATTGCCGCTAAAACACCGAACTGAATAAAGGATTGAAATTTTTTATTTTTAGACATATCTGTCGTTGAGGCAAGGTGAATGGATCTGCTGTTGGGGGATTACCATTTCCGGCTTTCGACCACCAACCGGGTCAGAATTAAGAACAAGGTGATAAACGAACCAAAATAGACAACATCGCGAAAATCAATGACTCCCCGGCTAAGCGACTGATAGTGTGCATTGATTCCGATTTGTTCTACTATATCGTCAATTTTGGCATAAAACACATTGAGTTTGCTCAAATAATCAAAACTTTGGTAGAACAAAAAACACAGGAATACCGCTAACAAAAATGCAACTATCTGATTGCTGCTGAGAGAAGATGCAAAAACTCCGATTGCTGCAAAAGCCGCACCCAAAAGCAACAGACCGATATAAGACCCCCAGGTAGCACCTGAATCAATATTGCCGGGAGGCAACCCAAGCCGGTAAATGGTGTAATAGTAAACTAAAGTAGGCAACAAGGCAAACAAGACCAAAAACAAAGCTGCCAGATATTTACCCAGAATAATCTGCATATCGGTAACCGGACGGGTCGCCAAAATTTCATAAGTACCGCTTTTAAACTCTTCAGAAAACGACCGCATGGTGATGGCGGGTATTAAAAACATAAAAATCCAGGGTGCGGTAAAAAACAAAGGTTCGAGTGTGGCATATCCATAATCCGGAAGGTTTGAATCGGGGAAAACCCATAAAAACAATCCGGTAGTGAGCAAAAATACCACCAATGCCAGATAGCCAATAAGGGAACTGAAAAAAGTATTGATTTCTTTGACAAACAAGGTGAGCATAGCAGCGTGCTATATGAGGGTTTTTATAAAATAAATTTATTTGGTTTATTCGGGGATAAAGATAAAGAAACTATCTTTACCATTTGTCGAACTCTGTCAAAACGACCTTTAGGCTTTGGTTTCTTAATCCAACTATTCGCTGTTCAAATTGACTTGACATAAGGCAATGGTTAGCAAACTTTAAATCGCTACCTGATAATTAGTTGCCAAAATCTGCCATTGTCTTCTGTTTTAACCATTTGATAACGTTTAAATTGTTCTGATTGATGATAAGGTGTTAATTTTGCCGAACTAAATTACAATCAGACATCTGAAATTATTATCCCGGATATTTAATATAAACCCACTTGATATGAAAATCAAACTACGCATTTTTCTCTTTGTTTTCATTTTATTCGTTTCAGTCAGAACAGAAGCACAGCCCTATTTTTTCAATCCTAATGTACAATCGTTCATCACCACATACGGTTGTGATGGTTGCCATACTGCTTCTTTTCCTTCGAGCGATTTTAGCCAAACCAGTTATTTAGGCGTTCTAACCGGCGGGTCTCAATGCCCCCCTGCCGTACGCCCATTTGATGAAAACGGAAGCCCTTATGTTATCAAAATAGACTGCACTATGCCGTTAACCTGCGGAAGCAGCAATATGCCTGCTTCCAATCCCTGCTCGGTCAGTGCTGCCGATATTGCCTTAATCCGTGCATGGATAAGAGGAGGTGCTTTGGGAGATAATACGTATTGCGAATCTTTTACCGGAACTCCTTTAAGTGTTCAATTCACCGGTTTTACGGGTGCAGGTTTCAACAATCCGCCCACAGCCGCTCAACTCAATTCTAAAGTTTGGACTTTTAGCGGGTTTGTTGATTTTTACAAACCCGGCAATGCCAACACCACCGGCAACTACGCAAGAGGCGCGACCAACGGCGGCGTTACTACAGGTGGAATATATGCGCTGAATTATGGCGGAGGCACCAACCAAGCCCTTTGGATACAGCCCACAGGAACTGTGTTCAACGGGGTAAATGCCAATATCAATCTGCAGGTTTGCAACAACAGCGGAAGTGCGATAACCGATCTAAATTTGAGTTACGATATCGTTGTCAGAAACGATGCACCGCGATCGAACAGTTTTAATTTTTGGTATTCGACCGATGGAAGCACGTTTACCCAAGTCAGTGCATTGGATTATACAACGCCTCTCGATGCTGATGCCTCACCTTCTGTTGTAACAGTTCCGCGAAGCACCCTTTTAACCGGATTAAATATTCCGAACGGAGCCATGTTTTTTCTGCGTTGGAGAGGTCAGGATGTGAGCGGTTCGGGAGCGAGAGACGAATATGGATTGGATAATATCAGCCTATCCGTTCCGGCCGCAGTTTGCACCATCAGCGGCGTATCGGCTACCACAGCCATTTGCAGCGGAGCTAATGCAACCTTTAACGTCAGCTTTACGGCTGACGGAAGCAGCGGAGTGTTTAATGTAATCAATACTGCCAACAACAGTATTCTCGCTTCGGGCAGCTCCTCTCCCATTGCTGTAACCATTCCCAATTCCTTGGGCGGCAGCGTTACCGTTAATGTGGAAGATGCCGGTAATTCATCTTGTTCAGGAACTCCGGTGGTGGTCAATTATCCCGACTGCACACCTGCCGACCCCTGTGAAGACTATACCGGAACACCTTTAACCATCAACTTTACCGGATTTGCCGGAACAGGATTTACCAATGTTCCCATTGCCGGTCAACTTGGCTCGGCTATCTGGAACTTTAGCGGATTTAGCGATGCCTACAACTTTGGCGGGGTAAACACTACCGGAGACTATGCCCGTGGTGTAACTACCGGAGGCGTAACAAGTGGTGGAATTTATGCTCTGAATTATGGAGGCGGCACTAATCAGGCACTTTGGATACAACCAACGGGGTCAGATTTTAACTCAAACGGACGCATTACTTTGGCGGTTTGTAATTTTACCGGCAACACGCTCAATTCAGTCAACGTGGCTTATGATATCGTTGTGCTCAACGATTCTCCGCGCTCCAGTTCGTTCAACTTCTCTTATTCTACCGATGGAATAATCTTTACCCCAGTTGCCGCTTTGAATTATACCACCACCGAAGCACCCGATGGCACTCCTGCTGTAGCAACAGTTCCCCGAACAACTATTTTGACCGGTCTGAGTCTTCCGAACAACAACGTGCTGTATCTGCGATGGACAGGTAATGATGTTGGTGGCTCCGGTGCCCGCGATGAAATGGGATTGGACAATATAGTTCTCAGTCCTCCTTGTGAAATCACCAATGTGGCTGCATCTTCCCCTGTTTGCAGTGGTAATGACGCAACTTTTAATGTTACTTTTACCCCTGCCAACAGCAGTGGCAACTTCAATGTCATTAATACTGCCGATAACAGTATTCTGGCTTCGGGCAGCTCTTCTCCGATAGCGGTAACCATTCCCAACAGTTTGGGCAGCACCATCAATATCAATGTAGTAGATGCCGCCAACACTGCCTGTGCCGGGGCTTCCTCTGTGCCGGTGGTTTTACCTACCTGTGTGGTTTCCTGCACCATTTCAAACATAATAGCCACACCTGTTTGTGACGGAATAGGTCAGTACGACCTCACCATCAACTTTAATGTAACCAACCCTTCCGGATTTGCCTATAATATTTTGGTAGGTGCAACCCCTTTTAACGGCAATCTTTATTCAGGAGGCACTGCCCAAAGTGTTGTTTTGCAAAATCTGCCTGATGGGAACGGAATCACCCCTATTGCTCTACAAATAACCGATGCCTCCAATCCTGCCTGTACCTTTACAACTTCTTACCTCATTCCCAACTGTACACCTACATGTAGTATAACTGAAGTTATTGCCACACCTGCCTGTACGGGCAATGATGTTTACCAGCTAACTGTCAACTTTAATGTTGCCAACCCCGTAGGCACAGGGTTTATTGTTAATGTAAGTGGAACCGATTATCCAGGAGTTTATGCCGGAGGAAGCGCACAAACCCTGACTATACCCAACCTTTCGGGCGGAACAGGAAATGTTGCAGTAACCGACAACGGAAGCGGAACTTGTGTTGCAACTTCAGGCTATACAGTTCCGAGCTGTTTGCCCGGCACCTGCCCCAATTTGGTATTGTCCGGCTATATAGAAGGGTCGGGCTTTAACAAATGCGTCGAAATTTACAATGGAACAGGAGCAGCCGTAAATTTAGCAGATTACAGCATCAATACCTATATCAACGGCGCGTCTGTTGCCGGCAACATTTACGGATTGACAGGCACACTGGCAGCCGGCGATTACTATTTAGTTTGTCATCCCGATGCGGATATTGCCGGAGCGTTGGCTGGGTTAACCCCGGATGCAACTTCTACCCTGATCAACTTCAACGGAGATGATGCCGTAGCCCTGAACTATCTCGGCACCAATGTAGATGTACTGGGAACAATTGGCACCGATCCGGGTACAGAATGGAACGGAACCATCTGTACAGGCGGAACTGCCGACCAAACCTTGGTGAAGAAAAATATCGGAGGGCCTTGTACTTACGGCACCTTTAACGGTGCTACCCCCTTTGGCCCGGCTATTGATGCATTGTATGACTGTTATCCAAATAACAACGCATCGAACCTCTACAGCTATACTCAACCGCCTACTTTGGTGAGCTTTTTACAAAATGGCTCGGCAGTCAGCGAAGCAGCGGGCACTTATAGCCTCTGTGTCGGCATTGTTCAGCCCGATGCCCTAAACAGTACCTCTGTTGATATAGCCCTTACAGGAGGAGATGCCGGAAACGGAACCGATATCACTACTTATTCTACTCAAACCGTTATCTTCCCGGCAGGAAGCAGCAATAACCAATGTGTAACCCTTACTATTACCAACGATTTGGATGTTGAAAATCCCGAAACCCTGATTTTCACCCTGCAAAATCCTTCGGGAGGAAACAGTGCCGGCATAGGTGCTATCCCCTCCATCACAGTGACCATCAATGATGACGATGATGGGGAGCAACCTTGCCCCGATTTAGTGTTCTCTGCCTACGTCGAAGGCTCAAGTTTTAATAAATGTGTGGAAATTTATAACGGCACAGGCGCAACCGTTGATTTAAGCAATTACGAAATCAGACAATATTTTAACGGAAGTGCGGTTAACCCGACCATTATCGCTCTTTCGGGCACCTTAGCCAACAACAGCTATTTCCTGATTTGCCATGTAGATGCCTTGTTAGACGGGTTGATACCCAACCAAACCTCTGCCAATCTTAATTTTAACGGCGATGATGCCATTGTGCTCTATAATGAGGTTTCCGGACAAAATACCGATGTTATCGGAACTATAGGCACCGACCCGGGTACAGAATGGGCCGGGGCTGTTTGTACCGGAGGAACTGCAGACCAAACTTTGGTGAAGAAGAACCTCGGATTGTTATGCCCCTATCAGACTTTTGATGGCATTACAAGCTTCAGTTCTTCGGTGGATGTCTTATACGACTGCTACCCCAGCAATACTTCCAATGTGCTCAATACCTGGCAGGACATTACCTGCGCCATCAGCAATATTCAGATTTCTACTAACTGTACCAACCAGTTTTTCTACGACCTGATTGTAACCTTTACGGTCATTGACCCGGTTGGTGAAACCTATATCGTAACCGTAAACGGAACAGATCATACCCGTTTTTACAGCGGCAGCAGCAACCAAACCTTTACCATCACCGGATTGCCCGAAGGCAACGGAATAACCACCACTTCGGTAACCATTACCGATGCCGTGTACAGCCAATGCAGCGAGGTGGCCACCTATACCATTCCCGACTGCACCCAACCATGCACCATTACCGATGTCAGCGCTTCTACTGAATGTACCGGCAACGGCATCTACGACTTGACGGTGCAGTTTAGTGCAAACAATCCGGTAGGCGTGAATTATGTGGTTCATGTAAACGGCTCCAATTATTCGTTCGCTTATATGCCCGGGGTTGGCCAAACTGCCGTAATTCAGGGGCTTACCGGCGGTACAGGAAACATCACTGTAACCGATGGTTCGGATGGCACCTGTACTGCCACCTATACCTATACAGTGCCAACTTGTATTCTGATCTGTTCAGCCTTAGACGGAACGCAAAGCGTAAGTACCAATGCCGTTTGTTCGGGACAGCAGTTGGAATACAATGCTGGAGGAGTGATTGACAACGATTATACCGGTGGTTTTGTCACTTGGGTATATCATACCGTTGCCGTTTTTGATCCTTATGGAGCAGGAACAACCCCATTTAACGGAACGCTGCCTGTAAACATTTCCTGTTTGCCGATGACCTATTTTCTAAAAGCACGGTTAGACGGTGTTCCCGGATGCAGCGCCTCCTCTGCCACATTTATCGTTAGCGTCTATCCGAATATTTCCATCAATATGACCCAATCAGGGGGTTGCACAGCAACGGTTTCGACTTCTTGTAATTCCACGATAACTTATACAAATCCGTCAACAGGCGCGGTTATTACCAATTCAGGCACTTCTTCGTCCTATACCGCCCTTAACTGTACGGCAGGCAGTGTTACCTTTACCGCAAATTTACCCGGCGCACCGGCAAACTGTCAGACTTCGATAGCAGTACCCTTTAATTGCAATCAGGGTGGTTGCGGGGTGAGCGGTTGTACCAACGCGCTTGCCATCAACTATAACCCCTTTGCAGCTACCGATGACGGAAGTTGTTTGTTTGAAGCCTGTACCGACCCCGCAGCAGTGAACTATGTGGCACCCGGAGCCAATATTGTCAGCAATAACAACCTCTGTTTTTATGCCGAATGCAACTTGTCATATACTGTTGAAAGCAATAATCAGGGCGGTGGTATAAACCCGACTTTCTTCGATGTATATACCATTACACTCGACGGCATACCGGTTTACAGTTATCAATGGTCAACCGGCGGGTATGTGCAATACAGTATCCTGAACA
This is a stretch of genomic DNA from Sphingobacteriales bacterium. It encodes these proteins:
- the gldF gene encoding gliding motility-associated ABC transporter permease subunit GldF; the protein is MLTLFVKEINTFFSSLIGYLALVVFLLTTGLFLWVFPDSNLPDYGYATLEPLFFTAPWIFMFLIPAITMRSFSEEFKSGTYEILATRPVTDMQIILGKYLAALFLVLFALLPTLVYYYTIYRLGLPPGNIDSGATWGSYIGLLLLGAAFAAIGVFASSLSSNQIVAFLLAVFLCFLFYQSFDYLSKLNVFYAKIDDIVEQIGINAHYQSLSRGVIDFRDVVYFGSFITLFLILTRLVVESRKW
- a CDS encoding lamin tail domain-containing protein, with the translated sequence MKIKLRIFLFVFILFVSVRTEAQPYFFNPNVQSFITTYGCDGCHTASFPSSDFSQTSYLGVLTGGSQCPPAVRPFDENGSPYVIKIDCTMPLTCGSSNMPASNPCSVSAADIALIRAWIRGGALGDNTYCESFTGTPLSVQFTGFTGAGFNNPPTAAQLNSKVWTFSGFVDFYKPGNANTTGNYARGATNGGVTTGGIYALNYGGGTNQALWIQPTGTVFNGVNANINLQVCNNSGSAITDLNLSYDIVVRNDAPRSNSFNFWYSTDGSTFTQVSALDYTTPLDADASPSVVTVPRSTLLTGLNIPNGAMFFLRWRGQDVSGSGARDEYGLDNISLSVPAAVCTISGVSATTAICSGANATFNVSFTADGSSGVFNVINTANNSILASGSSSPIAVTIPNSLGGSVTVNVEDAGNSSCSGTPVVVNYPDCTPADPCEDYTGTPLTINFTGFAGTGFTNVPIAGQLGSAIWNFSGFSDAYNFGGVNTTGDYARGVTTGGVTSGGIYALNYGGGTNQALWIQPTGSDFNSNGRITLAVCNFTGNTLNSVNVAYDIVVLNDSPRSSSFNFSYSTDGIIFTPVAALNYTTTEAPDGTPAVATVPRTTILTGLSLPNNNVLYLRWTGNDVGGSGARDEMGLDNIVLSPPCEITNVAASSPVCSGNDATFNVTFTPANSSGNFNVINTADNSILASGSSSPIAVTIPNSLGSTININVVDAANTACAGASSVPVVLPTCVVSCTISNIIATPVCDGIGQYDLTINFNVTNPSGFAYNILVGATPFNGNLYSGGTAQSVVLQNLPDGNGITPIALQITDASNPACTFTTSYLIPNCTPTCSITEVIATPACTGNDVYQLTVNFNVANPVGTGFIVNVSGTDYPGVYAGGSAQTLTIPNLSGGTGNVAVTDNGSGTCVATSGYTVPSCLPGTCPNLVLSGYIEGSGFNKCVEIYNGTGAAVNLADYSINTYINGASVAGNIYGLTGTLAAGDYYLVCHPDADIAGALAGLTPDATSTLINFNGDDAVALNYLGTNVDVLGTIGTDPGTEWNGTICTGGTADQTLVKKNIGGPCTYGTFNGATPFGPAIDALYDCYPNNNASNLYSYTQPPTLVSFLQNGSAVSEAAGTYSLCVGIVQPDALNSTSVDIALTGGDAGNGTDITTYSTQTVIFPAGSSNNQCVTLTITNDLDVENPETLIFTLQNPSGGNSAGIGAIPSITVTINDDDDGEQPCPDLVFSAYVEGSSFNKCVEIYNGTGATVDLSNYEIRQYFNGSAVNPTIIALSGTLANNSYFLICHVDALLDGLIPNQTSANLNFNGDDAIVLYNEVSGQNTDVIGTIGTDPGTEWAGAVCTGGTADQTLVKKNLGLLCPYQTFDGITSFSSSVDVLYDCYPSNTSNVLNTWQDITCAISNIQISTNCTNQFFYDLIVTFTVIDPVGETYIVTVNGTDHTRFYSGSSNQTFTITGLPEGNGITTTSVTITDAVYSQCSEVATYTIPDCTQPCTITDVSASTECTGNGIYDLTVQFSANNPVGVNYVVHVNGSNYSFAYMPGVGQTAVIQGLTGGTGNITVTDGSDGTCTATYTYTVPTCILICSALDGTQSVSTNAVCSGQQLEYNAGGVIDNDYTGGFVTWVYHTVAVFDPYGAGTTPFNGTLPVNISCLPMTYFLKARLDGVPGCSASSATFIVSVYPNISINMTQSGGCTATVSTSCNSTITYTNPSTGAVITNSGTSSSYTALNCTAGSVTFTANLPGAPANCQTSIAVPFNCNQGGCGVSGCTNALAINYNPFAATDDGSCLFEACTDPAAVNYVAPGANIVSNNNLCFYAECNLSYTVESNNQGGGINPTFFDVYTITLDGIPVYSYQWSTGGYVQYSILNNTITVVAADNATWAVTVTDGEGCAAVIDISTINPNPDVNVLAIINYSITPDNGTSNGAIDISVGGGVTPYGYLWSNGATTQDLLGVPSGWYIVTVTDAAGNQTIGWYWVPNQTRGRGKTESTSVLEAYPNPFTTQTTVAFMTPKSGKVSVNVYNIAGMQVANLFDSYVEANTPITTVFNASTLPAGIYIIQLVGDSGDVQHARVMVSK
- the gldG gene encoding gliding motility-associated ABC transporter substrate-binding protein GldG; the protein is MSKNKKFQSFIQFGVLAAILLLLNIVAAYFYFRVDLTTEKRFTLTPATKKMLRNIDDVVYVKVFLQGEFPSGFKRLRNATLDMLQEFRSYSGNMVEFDFVDPFEGITDVKQREEIFNQLSEKGLEPRRLIENKDEYSEKIIFPGAMLFYKGRELPANLLQQQLNTGAEETLNNSIALLEYNLANTIQKLQRNTKPSIAFLEGHGELPLDEVRDVMVSLSNYYQLQRLDITKNLYIPPKFWAVVIAKPTKKFEEVHKFKIDQYIMNGGKVLWLVENLNTSLDSLQTNNGSFIALDYGLNLEDQLFKYGVRVNFDLVQDLQCSKIPLAVGRDAFGNASQLELFPWTYFPVITETNNLHPVTKNMSAVMMQFAGTIDTIDTRKSELTKTVLMSTSPYSRANVTPVQVDVNTVRTKPNPEEFNAGNKPVAVAIEGKFPSLFKNRLDPATLAMIDTLPDVSYREESDYNKMIVISDGDIIRNDFDEKRGQTSPLGYYKYTGETFANKDLIINAIEWLNDENGIISARNKDIKLRLLDKPRVKESKLQWQVLNLVLPLLIVVLFGLGYSLLRKWKYE